The Gammaproteobacteria bacterium genome includes a window with the following:
- a CDS encoding phosphoadenosine phosphosulfate reductase family protein produces the protein MSWITGLRSEETEARAKMDAVTTNADGIVKVAPLLGWTSKGAKPPRTASEAFIFLCAFAPLRLCARNRV, from the coding sequence CTGTCCTGGATCACCGGCCTGCGCTCGGAGGAAACCGAGGCGCGCGCGAAGATGGATGCGGTGACCACCAATGCCGACGGCATCGTCAAAGTCGCTCCGCTGCTGGGCTGGACCAGCAAAGGCGCGAAGCCGCCAAGAACAGCTTCGGAAGCTTTCATTTTTCTTTGCGCCTTTGCGCCTTTGCGCCTTTGCGCGAGAAACCGCGTTTGA